Below is a genomic region from Desulfobacter sp..
GTCCCGGACAGGCTGAACGGATGATTTTTTTGACGTTACCGATTGTTTTGACTTATTTTGCTTAATTTTTTTTAATTGGGCCAGCCTTGTTTTTGCATAGGCTTGATCCGGTTCAAGGGAAATGGCCTTTTCATAGGCCGTTGCTGCCTGGCTCACCCTCTTTTTTTGACCAGCAAATCCCCTTGTAAACACCAAACCAAATAATGGCCGGAAAACAAATCCAGACTTTTATTGACATCCTCAAGGCTCGAGTCGAACTGGTCAAGCTTGGCCCAGGAGATGGCCCGGTTAAAATAGGCATAAGAGTTGTTCGGCCTCAGGGCAATCTCCTGATTATAATAGTCGATGGCCTT
It encodes:
- a CDS encoding SPOR domain-containing protein codes for the protein MSQAATAYEKAISLEPDQAYAKTRLAQLKKIKQNKSKQSVTSKKSSVQPVRDHGGAYEIQMGAFQVRKNAEKMVKDLADKGYSARIFEIERSDKRV